The following proteins are encoded in a genomic region of Pangasianodon hypophthalmus isolate fPanHyp1 chromosome 26, fPanHyp1.pri, whole genome shotgun sequence:
- the u2af1 gene encoding splicing factor U2AF 35 kDa subunit isoform X1: MAEYLASIFGTEKDKVNCSFYFKIGACRHGDRCSRLHNKPTFSQTILIQNIYRNPQNSAQTADASRCAVSDVEMQEHYDEFFEEVFTEMEEKYGEVEEMNVCDNLGDHLVGNVYVKFRREEDAEKAVMDLNNRWFNSQPIHAELSPVTDFREACCRQYEMGECTRGGFCNFMHLKPISRELRRELYGRRRKRHRSRSRSRDRRSRSRDRGRRDRERRRSRDRERSGRF, translated from the exons ATGGCGGAGTACCTAGCGTCCATTTTtggtacagagaaagacaa GGTCAACTGCTCCTTCTACTTTAAGATTGGAGCATGTCGACATGGAGATCGCTGCTCCAGACTCCATAATAAACCAACTTTCAGCCAG ACTATTTTGATCCAGAACATCTACCGTAACCCTCAGAACAGTGCTCAGACAGCTGACGCCTCTCGCT GTGCCGTGAGCGACGTGGAAATGCAGGAGCATTATGATGAGTTTTTCGAG GAAGTCTTCACAGAAATGGAGGAGAAGTACGGTGAGGTGGAggagatgaatgtgtgtgataatCTGGGCGATCACCTTGTCGGCAACGTTTATGTGAAG TTCCGGCGTGAGGAGGATGCCGAGAAAGCTGTGATGGACCTGAATAACCGCTGGTTCAACAGCCAGCCCATCCATGCCGAACTCTCTCCGGTTACTGACTTCAGAGAAGCCTGCTGCAGGCAGTATGAAATGGG GGAGTGCACTCGAGGTGGCTTCTGTAACTTCATGCACCTAAAGCCGATCTCTCGCGAGCTGAGGAGGGAACTGTACGGACGCCGTAGGAAAAG GCACCGCTCTCGTTCTCGGTCTCGTGACCGTCGCTCTCGCTCGCGGGACCGCGGCCGTCGCGACCGGGAGAGGAGGAGATCAAGGGATCGTGAACGCTCTGGAAGGTTTTGA
- the u2af1 gene encoding splicing factor U2AF 35 kDa subunit isoform X2, with product MQEHYDEFFEEVFTEMEEKYGEVEEMNVCDNLGDHLVGNVYVKFRREEDAEKAVMDLNNRWFNSQPIHAELSPVTDFREACCRQYEMGECTRGGFCNFMHLKPISRELRRELYGRRRKRHRSRSRSRDRRSRSRDRGRRDRERRRSRDRERSGRF from the exons ATGCAGGAGCATTATGATGAGTTTTTCGAG GAAGTCTTCACAGAAATGGAGGAGAAGTACGGTGAGGTGGAggagatgaatgtgtgtgataatCTGGGCGATCACCTTGTCGGCAACGTTTATGTGAAG TTCCGGCGTGAGGAGGATGCCGAGAAAGCTGTGATGGACCTGAATAACCGCTGGTTCAACAGCCAGCCCATCCATGCCGAACTCTCTCCGGTTACTGACTTCAGAGAAGCCTGCTGCAGGCAGTATGAAATGGG GGAGTGCACTCGAGGTGGCTTCTGTAACTTCATGCACCTAAAGCCGATCTCTCGCGAGCTGAGGAGGGAACTGTACGGACGCCGTAGGAAAAG GCACCGCTCTCGTTCTCGGTCTCGTGACCGTCGCTCTCGCTCGCGGGACCGCGGCCGTCGCGACCGGGAGAGGAGGAGATCAAGGGATCGTGAACGCTCTGGAAGGTTTTGA
- the gemin8 gene encoding gem-associated protein 8 isoform X1: MDSQEETDMWYTHPVYARYWQHYQQAMSWYQRHRRAYSKAIQAAYDPALYPVFPTPSCRYADWQDEETVHRAPTQPRRQREEEEDNSEVEEESESSEESELEYDVSKMDITAELRQYFAQTERHREELKRQQQMEAERQEAYVPADQDLHHSWRRSAEAPAERPGERRSAEMKRLYGKDAAKIQGMETAMQLTFDRNCDRKQPKYWPVIPLNL, translated from the exons ATG GACAGTCAGGAGGAAACGGACATGTGGTACACCCACCCAGTCTACGCCCGTTACTGGCAGCATTACCAGCAGGCTATGAGCTGGTACCAGAGGCACCGGCGGGCGTACAGCAAGGCCATACAGGCTGCATATGACCCTGCTCTGTACCCTGTGTTTCCCACCCCTTCATGTCGCTATGCAGACTGGCAGGATGAAGAGACAGTGCACAGAGCCCCTACACAACCAaggagacagagggaggaagaagaagacaaCTCAGAGGTTGAGGAAGAGTCTGAGAGCTCGGAGGAAAGCGAGCTTGAATATGATGTCAGCAAAATGGACATCACGGCCGAGCTGCGGCAATACTTCGCTCAGACGGAGCGCCACAGAGAGGAActga AGAGGCAGCAGCAGATGGAAGCAGAGCGACAGGAAGCCTATGTACCAGCTGACCAGGACCTGCACCATTCTTGGCGGCGGAGTGCCGAAGCCCCGGCCGAACGCCCAGGTGAGAGGAGGAGTGCCGAGATGAAGCGGCTCTACGGAAAAGATGCGGCCAAGATCCAGGGCATGGAAACGGCCATGCAGCTCACCTTTGACCGCAACTGTGACCGCAAACAGCCCAAATACTGGCCTGTAATACCATTAAACCTCTAG
- the gemin8 gene encoding gem-associated protein 8 isoform X3 yields MWYTHPVYARYWQHYQQAMSWYQRHRRAYSKAIQAAYDPALYPVFPTPSCRYADWQDEETVHRAPTQPRRQREEEEDNSEVEEESESSEESELEYDVSKMDITAELRQYFAQTERHREELKRQQQMEAERQEAYVPADQDLHHSWRRSAEAPAERPGERRSAEMKRLYGKDAAKIQGMETAMQLTFDRNCDRKQPKYWPVIPLNL; encoded by the exons ATGTGGTACACCCACCCAGTCTACGCCCGTTACTGGCAGCATTACCAGCAGGCTATGAGCTGGTACCAGAGGCACCGGCGGGCGTACAGCAAGGCCATACAGGCTGCATATGACCCTGCTCTGTACCCTGTGTTTCCCACCCCTTCATGTCGCTATGCAGACTGGCAGGATGAAGAGACAGTGCACAGAGCCCCTACACAACCAaggagacagagggaggaagaagaagacaaCTCAGAGGTTGAGGAAGAGTCTGAGAGCTCGGAGGAAAGCGAGCTTGAATATGATGTCAGCAAAATGGACATCACGGCCGAGCTGCGGCAATACTTCGCTCAGACGGAGCGCCACAGAGAGGAActga AGAGGCAGCAGCAGATGGAAGCAGAGCGACAGGAAGCCTATGTACCAGCTGACCAGGACCTGCACCATTCTTGGCGGCGGAGTGCCGAAGCCCCGGCCGAACGCCCAGGTGAGAGGAGGAGTGCCGAGATGAAGCGGCTCTACGGAAAAGATGCGGCCAAGATCCAGGGCATGGAAACGGCCATGCAGCTCACCTTTGACCGCAACTGTGACCGCAAACAGCCCAAATACTGGCCTGTAATACCATTAAACCTCTAG